The following coding sequences lie in one Anaeromicrobium sediminis genomic window:
- a CDS encoding response regulator transcription factor, producing MNVLVCDDDKEIVHAIEIYLKNEGYNIFKAYNGAEALSVLENEEIHLIIMDIMMPKMDGMTATNKIRDTKNIPIIMLSAKSEDMDKIMGLNMGADDYMTKPFNPLELIARVKSQLRRYTSFGSYAKKTGIFRTGGLVVDDERKEVTIDDEIVKLTPLEYKILKELVANAGIVYSIEEIYEKVWNDYAYGAQNTVAVHIRRIREKIEINPKEPKYLKVVWGIGYKVEKYNV from the coding sequence ATGAATGTACTCGTATGTGATGATGATAAGGAAATAGTCCATGCTATAGAAATATATCTTAAAAATGAAGGTTACAACATATTTAAGGCTTACAATGGGGCAGAGGCATTAAGTGTGTTGGAAAATGAAGAGATACATTTAATTATAATGGACATTATGATGCCTAAAATGGATGGTATGACAGCTACTAACAAAATAAGGGATACTAAAAATATTCCAATTATAATGCTGTCGGCTAAATCTGAGGATATGGATAAGATAATGGGATTAAATATGGGAGCAGATGATTATATGACAAAGCCATTTAATCCATTAGAACTAATAGCTAGGGTAAAATCACAATTGAGAAGATATACTTCCTTTGGGAGTTATGCTAAAAAGACAGGTATATTTAGAACTGGTGGTTTAGTAGTTGATGATGAGAGAAAGGAAGTGACTATAGATGATGAGATAGTTAAATTAACTCCCCTAGAATATAAAATTTTAAAGGAACTAGTAGCAAATGCAGGGATAGTATATTCTATTGAAGAGATTTATGAAAAAGTGTGGAATGATTATGCCTATGGAGCACAGAACACAGTTGCTGTGCACATAAGAAGAATAAGAGAAAAGATTGAGATAAATCCTAAAGAACCAAAATATTTAAAGGTGGTGTGGGGAATTGGATATAAGGTGGAAAAATATAATGTATAA
- a CDS encoding DNA-3-methyladenine glycosylase family protein, with amino-acid sequence MNSVIDHIKEEDNKIIAKIRDFNLKHTFDCGQCFRWNEQEDGSYIGVAHGKVLHIYEDEDTITFLNTNMTDFQNIWIDYFDFNRDYGAIKDKLTKDDNIMAQAVEHGCGIRILNQDEWETIISFIISARNFIPRIKKSVELISEKYGRFIEEYNGKKYYAFPTPEELYNKPEEELKNLNVGYRAKYIQSTTFIVKENQVDVYKLENLDREMAKKNLLRLMGVGPKVADCILLFSMRKYKAFPIDVWVKRVMEYFYFKDGATNNQIQEFAKEKYEDLGGFAQQYMFYYARELNIGK; translated from the coding sequence GTGAACTCAGTGATAGATCATATAAAAGAAGAAGATAATAAGATTATTGCCAAGATAAGAGATTTTAATTTAAAGCATACCTTTGATTGCGGTCAATGTTTTAGATGGAATGAACAAGAGGATGGAAGTTATATAGGCGTAGCCCATGGCAAAGTACTTCATATATATGAAGATGAAGATACTATTACATTTTTAAATACTAATATGACAGATTTTCAAAATATATGGATAGATTATTTTGACTTTAATAGGGATTATGGTGCTATTAAAGATAAATTGACAAAGGATGATAATATCATGGCACAAGCAGTGGAACATGGATGTGGTATAAGGATATTAAATCAAGATGAATGGGAAACCATAATATCTTTTATCATATCTGCCAGAAATTTCATACCTAGGATAAAAAAATCAGTAGAGCTTATTAGTGAAAAGTATGGAAGGTTCATAGAAGAGTATAATGGAAAAAAATATTATGCCTTTCCCACACCAGAAGAACTATATAACAAGCCAGAAGAGGAATTAAAGAACTTAAATGTGGGATATAGGGCAAAATACATACAAAGTACCACATTTATAGTGAAAGAAAATCAAGTAGATGTGTACAAACTTGAAAACTTAGATAGGGAAATGGCTAAAAAGAATTTACTCAGATTAATGGGAGTAGGACCTAAAGTCGCCGATTGTATATTATTATTTTCCATGAGAAAATATAAGGCCTTTCCCATAGATGTATGGGTAAAAAGAGTCATGGAATATTTTTATTTTAAAGATGGGGCTACTAATAATCAGATACAGGAATTTGCAAAAGAAAAATATGAAGACTTAGGTGGATTTGCTCAACAATACATGTTTTATTATGCTAGAGAATTAAACATAGGAAAATAA
- a CDS encoding MATE family efflux transporter yields the protein MNDNTQNPLGVKPILPLIIKLSIPSIISMFVQALYNVVDSIFVSRISETALAALSLAFPIQLILIAMGVGTGIGTSSLISRLLGMKEYDKASNTALHVVLISFIYGTITALVGYFFVDDIVGTFTSDKILIGHAISYIQPILLGSIAVYLPTIGNNILRGEGNTFIPMVTMLIGSVLNIILDPILIFGYGPFPEMGVAGAAIATIASRIISGSFIIWVLLSNNNRVKFNIKKFNFDKDIIRKLYAVALPAITMQCMASFMISSFNYLLSDYGESAISAMGIYIRLQSFVFMPVFGLNQGYIPIMGYNYGHKHPNRMKEAMKYATLIAFTFTTIGTIIFQLFPENLILLFGNSEELLSIGTKALTTISIAFPIIGPAIIGSTTFQALGFGIPSLILSFLRQMILLLPVGYLLNKLGGLDYIWFSFPISEVISFIVMIIWLTSTLKKVFLKLEKDN from the coding sequence ATGAATGATAATACCCAAAATCCATTAGGTGTAAAACCTATTCTTCCTCTTATTATAAAATTATCAATTCCATCTATTATTTCCATGTTTGTCCAAGCCCTTTACAATGTGGTTGATAGTATTTTTGTATCTCGCATAAGTGAAACTGCCCTAGCAGCCTTGTCACTGGCCTTTCCTATACAATTAATATTAATTGCCATGGGAGTTGGGACGGGCATAGGAACTAGTTCCTTAATATCTAGATTACTTGGAATGAAAGAATACGATAAGGCGTCTAATACGGCCTTACACGTGGTTTTAATAAGTTTTATATATGGAACAATAACAGCCTTAGTAGGTTATTTCTTTGTAGATGATATAGTAGGCACCTTCACCTCAGATAAGATTTTAATAGGACATGCTATTAGCTATATTCAACCAATTTTATTAGGTTCAATAGCCGTTTATTTACCAACTATAGGTAATAACATACTAAGGGGAGAAGGAAATACCTTTATACCCATGGTAACCATGCTAATAGGCTCTGTATTAAACATAATATTAGATCCCATACTAATATTCGGTTATGGTCCTTTCCCAGAAATGGGAGTGGCAGGGGCAGCCATAGCTACCATAGCATCTAGAATCATAAGCGGTTCTTTCATCATATGGGTACTACTTAGCAATAACAATAGGGTTAAGTTTAATATTAAAAAGTTTAATTTTGACAAAGATATAATAAGAAAGCTCTACGCAGTGGCATTGCCTGCAATAACAATGCAGTGCATGGCTTCCTTTATGATTTCTTCATTTAATTATTTACTCAGTGATTATGGAGAATCTGCCATATCTGCCATGGGTATTTATATACGACTTCAATCCTTTGTATTTATGCCCGTATTTGGTCTTAATCAAGGTTACATCCCTATAATGGGATATAATTATGGTCATAAACATCCAAATCGAATGAAAGAGGCTATGAAGTATGCCACTTTAATAGCCTTTACATTTACAACTATTGGAACTATTATTTTTCAACTATTCCCTGAGAATCTCATATTACTCTTTGGAAATAGTGAAGAATTACTTAGTATAGGAACAAAGGCTTTAACAACCATAAGCATAGCCTTTCCCATCATAGGACCTGCCATAATTGGTTCTACCACATTTCAAGCCCTTGGTTTTGGCATACCAAGCCTTATATTATCATTTTTAAGGCAAATGATCCTATTACTGCCTGTAGGCTATTTATTAAACAAATTAGGAGGCCTTGATTATATATGGTTTTCCTTCCCCATATCAGAAGTAATATCTTTTATAGTAATGATAATCTGGCTAACAAGCACACTAAAAAAAGTATTTTTAAAATTAGAAAAGGACAATTAG
- a CDS encoding S-layer homology domain-containing protein — protein MKKLNKTTYILIFLVMITLFGTKVYAQGEGPGYFPPQPKDTEVLISKPQIGMQLILNGNKLVNTEMYINEVKVDARYDEKKGGVFYVPNYPLSAGEYRVSLKVEIEGFQPITQSWNFNISNQAIGTLPAPSEDQKSVLYYANEYRKKFGLETFNLNDSLNSAAMSHANYMALNKKITHVEYATDPGYTGSKVVDRVTSFGYANGNVSENVTGDIKDYKEAVDGLVDAPYHRLSWLNPVYADLGYGQKDEYQVFNFGGKSLENDELITYPMNNQRNVKISWDGNETPNPLRFYNSDNEVGYPITISYFTNKSIDRWIIEKVTLLDSRGGALNTYINTPSKDEYLTDSIIVIPVDPLKYDSRYTVSVKASINFTDGTSKNINKTWNFSTMKKPQAPQTDSVYKDTASHWAREYIEELAKKNIVTPKTEDYFKPDYKITRAEFTQFIVNALKIQLRDYEGAFSDVPKTSGKAQYIEAAHRAGIISGTGNGMFEPDRTITREEIAVIITKTYGKINSPVNTKKVLLSFEDNEKISDWALEYVKSAFYLRIINGRDNGYFDPQGATTRAESAVMIKKLLDALGR, from the coding sequence ATGAAAAAATTAAATAAAACTACATATATATTAATCTTCCTAGTAATGATAACCCTCTTTGGGACAAAAGTATATGCTCAGGGAGAAGGTCCTGGATACTTTCCCCCTCAACCAAAGGATACGGAAGTATTAATATCCAAACCGCAGATTGGAATGCAATTGATTTTAAACGGAAATAAATTAGTTAATACGGAAATGTATATAAATGAAGTAAAAGTAGATGCACGTTATGATGAGAAAAAGGGTGGAGTATTTTATGTACCCAATTATCCCCTATCGGCAGGAGAATATAGGGTTAGCTTAAAGGTTGAAATAGAAGGTTTCCAACCAATAACTCAATCATGGAATTTTAACATAAGTAATCAAGCTATTGGTACATTACCTGCTCCTAGTGAAGATCAAAAAAGTGTATTATATTATGCTAATGAATACAGAAAAAAATTTGGCTTAGAGACTTTTAATTTAAATGATTCACTAAATAGTGCAGCCATGTCCCATGCAAATTACATGGCCTTAAATAAAAAAATAACCCATGTGGAATATGCTACAGATCCAGGATATACAGGATCTAAAGTTGTAGATAGGGTAACTTCCTTTGGATATGCCAATGGAAATGTATCGGAGAATGTAACTGGAGATATAAAAGACTATAAGGAAGCTGTAGATGGATTAGTAGATGCTCCTTACCATAGACTTTCTTGGTTAAATCCCGTATATGCAGACTTAGGCTATGGACAAAAGGATGAGTATCAAGTATTTAACTTTGGTGGAAAAAGTCTAGAAAATGATGAATTAATAACATATCCCATGAATAATCAAAGAAATGTAAAAATTTCTTGGGATGGAAATGAAACTCCAAATCCACTTAGGTTTTATAATAGTGATAATGAAGTGGGATATCCTATTACCATATCTTATTTTACAAATAAATCTATAGATAGGTGGATAATAGAAAAAGTAACTTTACTAGATTCTAGGGGAGGAGCTTTAAATACTTATATAAATACTCCCAGTAAAGATGAATATTTAACAGACAGTATAATAGTCATTCCAGTAGATCCTCTAAAGTACGATTCAAGATATACTGTTTCTGTAAAGGCATCCATTAATTTCACAGATGGAACCTCTAAAAACATAAATAAAACCTGGAATTTTTCAACTATGAAAAAGCCACAGGCTCCACAGACGGATAGTGTATATAAGGATACTGCAAGTCATTGGGCTAGAGAATATATAGAGGAATTAGCTAAAAAAAATATAGTTACTCCTAAAACTGAAGACTATTTTAAACCAGATTATAAGATAACAAGGGCAGAATTTACTCAATTCATTGTGAATGCTTTAAAGATTCAATTAAGAGATTATGAAGGTGCCTTTAGTGATGTTCCAAAAACGTCTGGTAAGGCCCAATATATAGAGGCAGCCCATAGGGCAGGAATTATAAGTGGGACAGGCAATGGAATGTTTGAACCAGATAGAACCATAACGAGGGAAGAAATAGCTGTCATAATAACTAAAACATATGGAAAGATAAATAGTCCAGTTAATACTAAAAAGGTATTACTTTCTTTTGAGGATAATGAGAAAATAAGTGATTGGGCTCTAGAATATGTAAAATCAGCATTTTATTTAAGGATAATAAATGGTAGAGATAATGGATATTTTGATCCCCAAGGTGCCACTACTAGAGCTGAAAGTGCTGTTATGATTAAGAAATTACTAGATGCATTAGGTAGATAA
- a CDS encoding Glu/Leu/Phe/Val family dehydrogenase has protein sequence MAEKTLNPFEIAQHQLKVACDKLGEDPAVYEILKHPLRTLEVSIPVKMDDGTVKTFKGFRAQHNDAPGPTKGGIRFHQDVSRDEVKALSTWMTFKCNVIGLPYGGGKGGIIVDPATLSEGELERLARGYIRAISPIIGDRKDIPAPDVNTNGKIMSWMVDEFSKFKGQNEPGVITGKPVAFGGSLARTEATGYGTAIMARDAAKKIGLDVKGATVAIQGFGNVGSYAALYLSQMGAKVVAVSDVATCIVNENGFDIEALMKYAQENRTVKGFDGVTRELPREDVLTMDVDILCPCALENQITSKNVNDIKAKIVSEGANGPTTPEADKVLFDKGIVLIPDILANAGGVTVSYFEWVQNLMNYYWSFDEVQTKQEALMVKAFEEIWDLKEEHEVDMRTAAYMMSIKRVAESMKLRGWY, from the coding sequence ATGGCTGAAAAAACACTAAATCCATTTGAAATTGCGCAACATCAATTAAAGGTAGCATGTGATAAATTGGGAGAAGACCCAGCAGTATACGAAATATTAAAGCACCCTCTTAGAACATTAGAAGTTTCTATTCCGGTTAAGATGGACGATGGAACTGTTAAAACGTTTAAAGGATTCAGAGCACAACACAATGACGCTCCTGGACCGACTAAGGGAGGAATACGATTCCATCAAGACGTAAGTCGTGATGAAGTAAAAGCTTTATCTACTTGGATGACTTTCAAGTGTAATGTTATAGGACTTCCATATGGTGGAGGAAAGGGTGGAATTATAGTAGACCCTGCCACATTATCAGAAGGTGAATTAGAGAGATTAGCTAGAGGATACATAAGAGCTATATCACCAATTATTGGAGATAGAAAGGATATTCCTGCTCCAGACGTTAACACTAATGGAAAGATCATGTCTTGGATGGTAGACGAATTTAGCAAGTTTAAAGGACAAAATGAACCAGGCGTTATAACTGGAAAGCCTGTTGCATTTGGAGGTTCATTAGCTAGAACAGAGGCTACTGGTTATGGTACTGCAATTATGGCAAGAGATGCGGCTAAGAAGATCGGTCTTGACGTTAAAGGTGCAACTGTAGCTATTCAAGGATTCGGAAATGTAGGAAGTTATGCTGCATTATACTTATCTCAAATGGGAGCAAAGGTAGTTGCTGTATCTGATGTTGCTACATGTATAGTAAATGAAAATGGATTTGATATTGAAGCATTAATGAAGTATGCTCAGGAAAATAGAACTGTAAAAGGCTTTGACGGAGTTACTAGAGAACTTCCAAGAGAAGACGTATTAACTATGGATGTGGATATTTTATGTCCATGTGCATTAGAAAACCAAATTACATCTAAGAATGTAAATGATATTAAAGCTAAGATCGTATCTGAAGGTGCTAATGGACCAACTACTCCAGAAGCAGACAAAGTATTATTTGACAAGGGAATAGTATTAATTCCTGATATTTTAGCTAACGCTGGTGGAGTTACTGTTTCTTACTTTGAATGGGTACAAAATCTAATGAACTATTACTGGTCATTTGACGAAGTTCAAACTAAGCAAGAAGCTTTAATGGTAAAAGCATTTGAAGAAATTTGGGACTTAAAAGAAGAACACGAAGTTGATATGAGAACTGCAGCATATATGATGTCTATCAAGAGAGTTGCAGAGTCAATGAAGTTAAGAGGATGGTATTAA
- a CDS encoding Asp23/Gls24 family envelope stress response protein, which yields MKVYALVGKSGTGKSYRALTLSHEKNIESIIDDGLLIKGNRILGGKSAKRQATSVTAVKTALFLDEDHRNEVANKIKESNLKSILVLGTSDRMVQKISKAIGLDEIDEYIYIDEIATKEEQEVAKKQRHIHGKHVIPVPTFEIKRDFSGYFIDKLKIFKKRKDNTMEISEKSIVRPTFSYRGKYTIAKKVIIDLVSHVISDKKEIEKVYKINTETTKSGIIIDIDLSVYFGNSIKILMKNLQRHIINEVETMTALNITAVNINVKGIKIKK from the coding sequence ATGAAAGTGTATGCACTAGTGGGAAAGAGTGGTACAGGAAAAAGTTATAGGGCCCTAACCCTATCTCATGAAAAGAATATAGAGTCCATAATAGATGATGGATTATTAATAAAGGGAAATAGAATATTAGGGGGAAAATCAGCTAAAAGGCAAGCCACAAGTGTGACTGCTGTTAAAACCGCATTATTTCTAGATGAGGATCATAGAAATGAAGTTGCCAATAAAATTAAAGAATCAAATCTAAAATCCATATTAGTTTTGGGAACTTCTGACAGAATGGTACAAAAGATTAGTAAGGCTATCGGTCTAGATGAAATTGATGAATATATATATATAGATGAGATAGCTACTAAGGAAGAACAAGAAGTGGCTAAAAAACAAAGACATATCCATGGGAAACATGTAATACCTGTACCTACCTTTGAAATTAAAAGGGATTTTTCAGGTTACTTCATAGACAAATTAAAAATTTTCAAAAAACGCAAGGACAATACTATGGAGATTTCAGAAAAATCTATTGTTAGGCCAACTTTTAGTTATAGGGGGAAATATACTATTGCCAAAAAAGTAATTATAGATTTAGTTAGCCATGTTATAAGTGATAAAAAAGAAATAGAGAAAGTTTATAAGATAAATACAGAAACTACTAAAAGTGGCATTATAATTGACATTGACTTAAGTGTATATTTTGGTAATTCCATAAAAATACTAATGAAAAATTTGCAAAGACATATAATAAATGAAGTGGAGACCATGACGGCTTTAAATATAACAGCTGTAAATATTAATGTGAAAGGCATAAAAATCAAGAAATGA
- a CDS encoding 4Fe-4S binding protein — translation MAYVINDSCISCGACEPECPVSCISAGDSIYVIDENACIDCGACANVCPVDAPVAE, via the coding sequence ATGGCTTACGTAATTAATGATTCATGTATCAGTTGTGGAGCTTGTGAACCAGAGTGTCCAGTTAGCTGCATCAGTGCAGGAGATAGCATTTATGTAATCGATGAGAATGCCTGTATCGATTGTGGAGCATGTGCTAATGTTTGTCCAGTAGACGCTCCAGTTGCTGAATAA
- a CDS encoding MarR family winged helix-turn-helix transcriptional regulator: MANYYNEINNMINKLIQKIIYYDTKGFKVGKDKELGLIDVYILRSIGLENKKIYEVVKEIGVDRSLVATSLKKLSTYGYVIKEKSVEDKRAYVLRLTEEGVELYHKTWEIQSDILNFILETTTLNEEKAILKFLSKINQTTFESKKELEDY, encoded by the coding sequence ATGGCAAATTATTATAATGAAATAAACAATATGATAAATAAATTAATACAGAAGATAATATACTATGATACTAAGGGCTTTAAAGTAGGTAAGGATAAGGAACTAGGCCTTATTGACGTATATATACTAAGATCTATAGGCCTTGAGAATAAGAAGATATATGAGGTTGTAAAGGAAATTGGTGTAGATAGGAGTTTAGTGGCCACATCATTAAAAAAGCTATCTACTTATGGTTATGTAATAAAAGAAAAGAGTGTGGAGGATAAGAGAGCCTATGTACTTAGGTTAACAGAGGAAGGGGTAGAGTTATACCATAAAACTTGGGAAATTCAATCTGATATATTAAATTTCATACTAGAGACTACTACCTTAAATGAAGAAAAGGCCATACTAAAGTTTTTAAGTAAAATAAACCAGACTACCTTTGAAAGTAAAAAAGAATTGGAAGATTATTAG
- a CDS encoding electron transfer flavoprotein subunit alpha/FixB family protein yields the protein MPIVKDLTAYKNVWVFAEQRQGKIMPVAIELLGEGRKLADEIGTELCAIVLGNKVEDLTKELVAYGADKVYAADHELLEKFTTDAYTKVISDAIGEIKPEIILMGATHIGRDLAPRVAARVDTGLTADCTILEIDAEDKKILQTRPAFGGNVMATIVCPDHRPQMSTVRPGVMDKAQRDDARTGEIIKLDVKLEKKDVRTEVLEIVKTVGELVSLTDANVIVSGGRGLGKAEGFDLIKQLADKLGGVVGSSRACVDAGWIDHSHQVGQTGTTVKPNLYIACGISGAIQHLAGMQESDIIVAINKNANAPIFDVADYGIAGDLYDVVPMLIDALDNVDNIVEALKQTAATAE from the coding sequence ATGCCAATCGTAAAAGATCTTACTGCATACAAAAATGTATGGGTATTTGCAGAACAAAGACAAGGTAAAATCATGCCTGTAGCAATAGAACTTCTAGGAGAAGGTAGAAAATTAGCAGATGAAATCGGAACTGAGTTATGTGCTATAGTACTTGGAAACAAGGTTGAAGACTTAACAAAAGAGTTAGTAGCATATGGAGCAGATAAAGTGTATGCTGCTGATCATGAATTATTAGAAAAATTTACAACTGATGCATACACAAAAGTTATCTCAGATGCTATTGGAGAAATTAAGCCAGAAATCATTTTAATGGGTGCAACACACATCGGAAGAGACTTAGCTCCAAGAGTTGCGGCAAGAGTTGATACTGGACTTACAGCTGATTGTACTATACTTGAAATAGATGCAGAAGACAAGAAAATATTACAAACTCGTCCAGCATTTGGTGGAAACGTTATGGCTACTATCGTTTGTCCAGACCATAGACCTCAAATGTCTACAGTAAGACCTGGAGTTATGGATAAGGCTCAAAGAGACGACGCTAGAACTGGAGAAATTATCAAGTTAGACGTTAAATTAGAGAAAAAAGACGTTAGAACAGAAGTTTTAGAAATCGTTAAAACTGTAGGAGAACTAGTTTCATTAACAGATGCTAATGTTATTGTATCTGGTGGACGTGGACTAGGAAAAGCAGAAGGATTTGATTTAATAAAGCAATTAGCAGATAAGCTAGGTGGAGTAGTAGGATCATCTCGTGCTTGCGTTGATGCAGGATGGATTGATCATTCTCACCAAGTTGGTCAAACTGGTACAACAGTTAAGCCAAACTTATACATTGCATGTGGTATCTCAGGAGCTATCCAACATTTAGCTGGTATGCAAGAATCTGATATCATCGTTGCTATTAACAAGAACGCAAACGCTCCAATATTTGACGTTGCTGACTACGGAATTGCAGGAGACTTATATGATGTAGTTCCTATGTTAATTGATGCACTTGACAATGTTGATAACATTGTAGAAGCTTTAAAGCAAACTGCAGCTACTGCTGAATAA
- the etfB gene encoding electron transfer flavoprotein subunit beta, which translates to MKIIVCVKQVPDTNEVKIDPVKGTLIRDGVPSILNPDDANALEGALALKDNNEDVTVTVLTMGPPQADAMLRECLAMGADEAIHLSGREFAGGDTWATSNALAAAISKMGEYDIIFAGRQAIDGDTAQVGPQIAERLGISQVTYVQDLKINGEELIVERQLEDGYEVIKAQTPVLFTAIKELGEPRYMSVTGIYDAFREKEVKVWGFADLGIEQDQVGLKASPTRVKKSFVPKPKGKGMMLDGSAKEMTEKLILALKEKHVI; encoded by the coding sequence ATGAAGATTATAGTTTGTGTAAAGCAAGTTCCAGATACAAACGAAGTTAAAATAGATCCTGTAAAAGGAACGTTAATTCGTGACGGAGTTCCAAGTATATTAAATCCAGACGATGCAAATGCATTAGAAGGTGCGTTAGCATTAAAGGACAACAATGAAGATGTAACAGTAACAGTTCTTACAATGGGGCCTCCACAAGCGGATGCAATGTTAAGAGAATGTTTAGCTATGGGAGCTGACGAAGCAATTCATTTAAGTGGTAGAGAGTTCGCAGGTGGAGACACTTGGGCAACTTCTAACGCATTAGCTGCAGCTATAAGCAAAATGGGAGAGTATGACATTATCTTTGCTGGAAGACAAGCGATAGATGGAGATACTGCACAAGTAGGTCCTCAAATTGCAGAAAGATTAGGAATCTCTCAAGTAACTTACGTACAAGATCTTAAGATAAACGGAGAAGAACTTATTGTTGAAAGACAATTAGAAGATGGATATGAAGTAATAAAGGCACAAACACCTGTATTATTCACAGCAATTAAAGAATTAGGTGAGCCTAGATATATGTCTGTTACAGGAATATATGATGCATTTAGAGAAAAAGAAGTAAAAGTATGGGGATTTGCTGATTTAGGAATCGAGCAAGATCAAGTAGGATTAAAAGCATCTCCAACAAGAGTTAAGAAATCATTTGTACCAAAGCCAAAAGGAAAAGGTATGATGCTTGACGGTTCAGCGAAAGAAATGACTGAAAAATTAATATTAGCGCTTAAGGAAAAGCACGTTATATAG
- a CDS encoding acyl-CoA dehydrogenase, with protein MQFNLTKEQEMVRKMVRSFAENEVKPLAAEVDETERFPMETVEKMARYNMLGTFVPKQYGGAGADEVAYAITVEELSRACGTTGVICSAHSSLCAWPIMKYGNAEQKEKYLTPLAKGEKLGAFGLTEPNAGTDAAGQQTTAELDGDEWIINGSKIFITNGGVAEIYVVMAMTDQSKGTRGISAFIVEKGTPGFSIGKKEKKLGINGSATTELIFENCRIPKENLLGKVGQGFKVAMTTLDGGRIGIASQALGIAQGALDETIKYTKERQQFGRALAKFQALQFEMADMETRIQAARHLVYNAAWRKSQKLPYSKEAAMAKLFAAETAMYVTTKAVQLHGGYGYTREYPVERMMRDAKITEIYEGTSEVQKMVIAANILK; from the coding sequence GTGCAATTTAACTTAACCAAAGAACAAGAAATGGTTAGAAAGATGGTAAGAAGCTTCGCGGAAAACGAAGTAAAGCCGTTAGCAGCAGAGGTAGATGAAACTGAAAGATTTCCAATGGAAACTGTGGAAAAGATGGCAAGATATAATATGTTAGGAACTTTCGTTCCAAAACAATATGGTGGAGCAGGAGCAGACGAAGTTGCTTATGCAATCACTGTAGAAGAATTATCTAGAGCATGTGGTACAACAGGAGTAATTTGTTCAGCACACAGTTCGTTATGTGCATGGCCAATAATGAAGTATGGTAATGCAGAACAAAAGGAAAAGTACTTAACACCTCTTGCAAAGGGAGAAAAATTAGGAGCATTTGGTTTAACTGAGCCTAACGCTGGTACAGATGCAGCAGGACAACAAACTACTGCAGAATTAGATGGAGACGAGTGGATCATCAATGGTTCTAAAATATTCATAACAAATGGTGGAGTTGCTGAAATTTATGTAGTAATGGCAATGACTGATCAATCTAAAGGAACTAGAGGAATTTCTGCATTTATCGTAGAAAAAGGAACTCCAGGATTCAGCATCGGTAAGAAAGAAAAGAAATTGGGTATTAACGGATCTGCTACTACAGAATTAATTTTCGAAAACTGCAGAATCCCTAAAGAAAACCTTTTAGGAAAGGTAGGTCAAGGATTTAAAGTTGCTATGACTACTCTTGATGGTGGTAGAATTGGTATCGCTTCTCAAGCATTAGGAATTGCTCAAGGTGCATTAGATGAAACAATCAAATACACTAAAGAGAGACAACAATTCGGTAGAGCATTAGCTAAGTTCCAAGCATTACAATTCGAAATGGCTGATATGGAAACTAGAATTCAAGCAGCTAGACATTTAGTTTACAATGCAGCATGGAGAAAATCTCAAAAATTACCTTACAGCAAGGAAGCTGCTATGGCGAAATTATTTGCAGCTGAAACTGCTATGTATGTAACTACTAAAGCTGTTCAATTACATGGTGGATATGGATACACTAGAGAATATCCAGTAGAAAGAATGATGAGAGATGCTAAGATTACAGAAATCTATGAAGGTACTTCAGAAGTACAAAAGATGGTAATCGCAGCAAACATATTAAAATAG